The following are encoded together in the Pseudoalteromonas piscicida genome:
- the mlaE gene encoding lipid asymmetry maintenance ABC transporter permease subunit MlaE yields MVDFLQKLGHKTLSRFAALGRATTMLFGALFSLPNFRKGTPLLIKQLYMVGHQSLLIIMVSGLFIGMVLALQGYTVLVGYGAEDSLGPLVALSLLRELGPVVTALLFAGRAGSALTAEIGLMKATEQLSSLEMMAIDPLKRVVAPRFWAGFISMPLLALIFSAIAILGAHLVGVDWLGVDSGSFWSIMQSQVSFQQDILNGLIKSFVFALLVTWIALYKGYDCIPTSEGISKATTETVVHSSLAVLGFDFVLTAVMFSS; encoded by the coding sequence ATGGTCGACTTTTTACAAAAACTAGGCCACAAAACACTTAGCCGTTTTGCTGCGCTTGGCCGTGCTACAACAATGCTTTTTGGTGCGCTATTTAGCTTACCTAATTTCCGAAAAGGCACGCCGCTTTTGATAAAGCAACTTTACATGGTTGGTCATCAATCGTTGTTGATTATCATGGTGTCCGGTTTATTTATCGGTATGGTATTGGCGCTACAAGGCTATACCGTGTTAGTCGGATATGGCGCTGAAGATAGCCTTGGACCTTTGGTTGCGTTGAGTTTACTTCGAGAGCTAGGTCCCGTGGTAACCGCACTCTTATTTGCAGGGCGTGCAGGCAGTGCGTTAACTGCAGAAATTGGTTTGATGAAGGCTACGGAGCAATTATCCAGTTTAGAAATGATGGCGATAGATCCGCTTAAGCGCGTCGTAGCCCCTCGTTTTTGGGCCGGTTTTATTAGTATGCCGTTACTCGCATTGATATTCTCTGCGATCGCTATTTTAGGCGCACACTTGGTGGGTGTTGATTGGTTAGGCGTAGATTCAGGTAGCTTCTGGTCAATTATGCAATCGCAAGTGTCGTTTCAACAAGACATCTTAAATGGTCTTATTAAGAGTTTCGTATTTGCACTATTAGTAACTTGGATCGCGCTATACAAAGGCTATGACTGTATTCCTACTTCTGAAGGAATAAGTAAAGCGACGACAGAGACGGTAGTACATTCTTCACTGGCTGTACTTGGCTTTGACTTTGTATTAACAGCGGTTATGTTCTCAAGTTAA
- the murA gene encoding UDP-N-acetylglucosamine 1-carboxyvinyltransferase encodes MDQFVIQGGTTLAGEVTISGAKNAALPILFAALLGDGKSRFSNVPHLRDIGTTEALLKTLGAEVEWDGDILEINGATVNSVLAPYELVKQMRASVLALGPLVARFGQAQVSLPGGCAIGARPVDLHISGLEKMGAKIKVENGYIHAVTDGRLRGAEIFMETVSVGATENLLMAATLADGKTVIDNAAREPEIINLAECLVAMGAKISGAGSSRIEIEGVERLNGCEHKILPDRIETGTFLVAAAMAKGEVLCKNTDYHSLEPVLEKLRAANAIVEINEDSIYVDMRQRALKAVNIKTMPHPGFPTDMQAQFTALNVVAEGSATITETIFENRFMHVPELQRMGANIRLEGNTAICGETESLSGAQVMATDLRASASLILTGIVATGETVVDRIYHVDRGYQKIEDKLSRLGANIKRRKT; translated from the coding sequence ATGGATCAGTTTGTTATCCAAGGTGGCACCACTTTAGCCGGTGAAGTCACTATTTCTGGGGCTAAAAATGCAGCCCTTCCTATTCTTTTCGCCGCTCTGCTTGGCGATGGTAAAAGCCGTTTTTCTAATGTACCGCACTTACGCGATATTGGTACCACTGAAGCCTTATTAAAAACACTGGGCGCTGAAGTTGAGTGGGATGGCGATATCTTAGAAATCAATGGTGCAACGGTAAATAGCGTGCTCGCACCTTATGAACTCGTTAAGCAAATGCGTGCATCTGTATTGGCGCTGGGCCCATTAGTCGCTAGATTTGGTCAGGCGCAAGTATCCCTACCGGGAGGTTGTGCTATCGGTGCTCGTCCAGTCGATCTGCATATTTCGGGTCTTGAGAAAATGGGCGCTAAGATCAAAGTTGAGAATGGTTATATCCATGCGGTAACAGACGGTCGTCTTCGTGGCGCTGAGATCTTTATGGAAACCGTCAGTGTTGGTGCAACTGAAAACTTACTGATGGCTGCAACCCTCGCCGATGGTAAAACTGTGATAGATAATGCGGCTAGAGAGCCTGAGATTATCAACTTAGCGGAATGCTTAGTTGCTATGGGGGCAAAGATCAGCGGGGCAGGCTCTAGCCGAATTGAGATAGAAGGCGTTGAGCGTCTTAATGGTTGCGAGCATAAAATTCTTCCAGATCGCATCGAAACGGGAACCTTTTTGGTTGCTGCTGCAATGGCAAAAGGCGAAGTGCTTTGTAAAAACACGGATTATCATAGTCTTGAGCCAGTGCTTGAAAAGCTACGAGCTGCTAATGCTATTGTTGAGATAAATGAAGACAGTATTTATGTGGATATGCGTCAACGCGCTTTGAAAGCCGTTAATATCAAAACCATGCCACATCCAGGTTTTCCAACAGACATGCAAGCTCAGTTTACTGCATTAAATGTGGTGGCTGAAGGGAGTGCGACAATCACAGAAACTATCTTTGAAAACCGTTTTATGCATGTGCCAGAGCTGCAGCGCATGGGCGCGAATATTCGTTTAGAAGGCAATACCGCAATCTGTGGTGAGACTGAATCATTATCAGGTGCGCAGGTAATGGCAACCGATTTACGCGCATCCGCGAGTCTTATCCTAACGGGTATTGTTGCCACAGGCGAAACCGTTGTTGACCGCATCTATCACGTTGATAGGGGTTATCAGAAGATAGAAGATAAGCTAAGCCGTTTAGGTGCAAATATAAAACGCCGTAAAACCTGA
- a CDS encoding trypsin-like peptidase domain-containing protein, protein MFKLIKFIFPPLLAGLGIAFIIIWFNPELRDNLPKLEAPHIQAHHMSFADAVEKTAPAVVTIFSEGFSNQPRYQRQSTVRELGSGVIMSRDGYILTNYHVVNNADQIIVLLPDGRQYSDTQLIGFDTITDLALLKIPAENLPVIPIDHDYSPRVGDVVLAIGNPLNIGQTITQGIISATGKQALTESQFNNLLQMDAAINVGNSGGAVVNSNGALVGITSAQFRTRLNIDIQGISFAIPYDLALDVMHKLIMDGRVIRGYLGFRGTPVDNTGKRVRDLYTPIVGLAVSELDPLGPAWQAGMKEHDIVVKVGGEPVTNPQRTLKTIGNTAPGTKLEFEVLRGGQRLTITVEVAELETGLY, encoded by the coding sequence GTGTTCAAATTAATTAAATTCATTTTTCCACCGCTACTTGCCGGACTTGGGATCGCTTTTATCATCATTTGGTTTAATCCTGAGTTGAGGGATAATTTGCCAAAACTTGAGGCCCCACATATTCAGGCCCACCATATGAGTTTTGCTGATGCAGTAGAAAAAACGGCTCCAGCGGTCGTGACGATTTTTTCCGAGGGCTTTAGCAATCAGCCAAGATATCAGCGCCAAAGCACCGTTAGAGAGCTTGGTTCTGGTGTGATTATGAGTCGAGACGGCTACATACTAACAAACTATCATGTGGTGAATAATGCCGATCAAATCATCGTGCTTCTTCCTGACGGCCGTCAGTATAGCGATACGCAATTGATAGGCTTTGACACTATTACAGATTTAGCTTTATTAAAAATTCCAGCAGAGAATTTGCCTGTCATTCCTATCGATCATGACTACTCACCGCGTGTCGGAGATGTGGTGCTCGCAATTGGTAACCCATTGAACATTGGACAAACCATTACTCAAGGTATTATCAGTGCAACAGGCAAACAAGCACTCACTGAAAGCCAGTTCAATAATTTATTGCAGATGGATGCGGCAATTAATGTTGGTAACTCAGGTGGGGCCGTTGTCAATTCTAATGGCGCGCTAGTTGGCATTACCTCGGCACAGTTTCGCACGCGTTTGAATATTGATATCCAAGGTATCTCTTTTGCGATCCCTTATGATCTTGCACTGGACGTCATGCATAAGCTCATTATGGATGGCCGAGTGATCAGAGGCTATCTTGGCTTTAGAGGCACACCGGTAGATAATACAGGGAAGCGCGTGAGGGATCTCTACACGCCTATTGTCGGCCTTGCTGTGAGTGAATTAGACCCGCTGGGTCCCGCATGGCAAGCTGGCATGAAAGAGCACGATATTGTGGTTAAAGTAGGTGGAGAGCCTGTGACTAATCCGCAAAGGACACTGAAGACGATTGGCAATACCGCGCCTGGTACTAAACTCGAGTTTGAAGTACTCAGAGGTGGTCAACGCCTCACTATTACAGTGGAAGTTGCTGAACTCGAAACTGGATTATATTAG
- a CDS encoding STAS domain-containing protein, protein MVTPSISFTESKGEIVLTGELTRASLPSALKQSTIVQVLKNAQSTVYFNLSEVTRVDTAGLAWLIHSLGQLKQRDIRLELKNTPEQLQNLMELGQVTTLFE, encoded by the coding sequence ATGGTGACGCCTAGTATTTCATTCACCGAAAGTAAAGGTGAAATCGTGTTAACTGGTGAACTTACGAGAGCGAGTTTACCAAGCGCACTGAAACAGTCGACCATCGTTCAAGTGTTGAAAAATGCACAATCAACCGTCTATTTTAACCTTTCTGAGGTGACAAGGGTTGACACCGCGGGCTTAGCTTGGTTAATTCACTCTTTAGGTCAATTGAAACAGCGCGACATTCGTCTCGAGCTGAAAAATACGCCTGAACAACTGCAAAATTTAATGGAGTTGGGTCAGGTGACAACCCTATTTGAGTGA
- a CDS encoding ATP-binding cassette domain-containing protein encodes MSQSIVEIKDVTFSRGERIIYKNMSFSVPKGKITAIMGPSGIGKTTMLRLIGGQLKPDSGDILFAGNSIPNMSRAALYQARTRMSMLFQSGALFTDMSVFDNVAFPLREHTELSEDLIRLVVLMKLQAVGLRGAKDLMPAELSGGMARRAALARSIALDPELIMYDEPFAGQDPISMGVLVRLIKSLNEVLGLSSLIVTHDVTEVLSIADHVVIIAEQGVIGTGTPEQMLEHESPLVQQFLQGLADGPVPFHFKAPDYQQALLQGE; translated from the coding sequence TTGTCGCAGTCAATTGTAGAAATCAAGGATGTAACCTTCTCTCGGGGTGAAAGGATCATCTACAAAAACATGAGCTTTTCCGTACCAAAAGGCAAAATTACCGCAATAATGGGACCGAGCGGCATTGGTAAAACCACCATGTTGCGATTAATTGGCGGTCAGCTAAAACCTGATAGCGGTGATATTCTTTTTGCAGGAAACAGTATCCCTAACATGTCACGAGCAGCCTTATACCAAGCGCGAACGCGCATGAGTATGTTATTTCAAAGCGGCGCCTTGTTTACCGATATGAGCGTGTTTGATAATGTGGCTTTTCCTCTACGCGAGCATACCGAACTATCAGAAGATTTAATCCGTTTAGTGGTGCTGATGAAGCTCCAAGCGGTTGGCCTTCGTGGCGCAAAAGATTTAATGCCGGCAGAGCTTTCTGGTGGTATGGCAAGACGTGCTGCATTGGCACGTTCTATTGCGCTTGATCCTGAATTAATAATGTACGATGAACCTTTTGCAGGTCAGGATCCGATTTCCATGGGGGTTCTAGTTCGGTTAATCAAGTCTCTTAATGAAGTATTGGGGTTATCGTCACTGATAGTAACTCATGATGTTACCGAAGTGCTGAGCATTGCCGACCATGTTGTTATTATTGCTGAGCAAGGTGTAATTGGTACAGGCACCCCTGAACAGATGCTTGAACACGAATCTCCATTAGTGCAGCAGTTCTTACAAGGTTTGGCGGATGGACCTGTGCCATTCCATTTTAAAGCGCCTGATTATCAGCAAGCACTGTTGCAAGGAGAGTGA
- a CDS encoding MlaC/ttg2D family ABC transporter substrate-binding protein, which yields MLKNVYAKCLTLFVALMATTLVQAKEVDSSDPYKMVEQVAAQTFQRVTKDQSIIEKDKEHLRVIVEEELMPYIDYKYAAYRVLGSYIQTVRNMDNAEEKAAAVEHIREFIDVFRNYLIATYAGVFTQYKDQKVEFGEHRPFENEGVVVVKTKIVEPGKPDIKIDFKVRRGQDGDWRAFDMMAEGISLLDAKQSELHGILRQQGIEHVIQLLDKKSKLPVQFRGDDGDA from the coding sequence ATGTTAAAGAACGTCTATGCAAAATGTCTGACTCTATTTGTAGCATTGATGGCTACCACATTGGTACAGGCAAAAGAGGTGGACTCAAGCGATCCTTATAAAATGGTAGAGCAAGTCGCGGCGCAAACTTTTCAGCGTGTGACGAAAGATCAAAGCATCATCGAAAAGGACAAAGAGCACTTACGCGTTATCGTGGAAGAAGAGCTTATGCCTTACATCGATTATAAGTATGCTGCGTACCGTGTCTTGGGTTCGTATATTCAAACCGTTCGGAATATGGATAACGCAGAAGAAAAGGCTGCTGCAGTAGAGCATATTCGTGAGTTTATCGATGTGTTTAGAAACTATCTTATCGCAACTTATGCAGGGGTATTTACCCAATATAAAGATCAAAAGGTAGAGTTTGGTGAGCATCGCCCATTTGAGAATGAAGGCGTGGTGGTTGTTAAAACCAAAATTGTAGAGCCTGGTAAGCCTGATATCAAAATTGATTTTAAAGTTAGACGCGGTCAAGACGGTGACTGGCGCGCTTTTGACATGATGGCGGAAGGCATTAGTTTACTAGATGCCAAACAGTCGGAGCTACATGGTATTTTGCGCCAACAAGGTATTGAACATGTGATTCAACTGTTAGATAAGAAGAGCAAGCTACCAGTGCAATTTAGAGGGGATGATGGTGACGCCTAG
- a CDS encoding BolA family protein, which yields METNQVETLLRDALSLDEIIVKANGSHYEVIAVGTCFDGLRRLKREQLIYGPLMDTIKDGTMHAVSIRAFTPDEWQKERKFILPQ from the coding sequence ATGGAAACAAATCAAGTCGAAACTTTATTGAGAGATGCACTATCGCTTGACGAGATCATCGTCAAAGCTAACGGTAGTCACTACGAAGTCATTGCTGTTGGAACGTGTTTTGACGGATTAAGAAGGCTGAAAAGAGAACAGCTGATCTATGGCCCACTGATGGATACTATTAAAGACGGCACCATGCATGCTGTTAGCATCCGCGCATTCACACCAGATGAATGGCAAAAAGAGCGCAAATTTATTCTTCCACAATAA
- the mlaD gene encoding outer membrane lipid asymmetry maintenance protein MlaD has protein sequence MNTRKIEILVGLFVALGIAAFVMLALKVANSGLSGNGETYTLHAKFENIGSLKTRAPIKVGGVVIGRVDGIYIHPQEFVPVVSMSLDRNYECQFSDTSSVSILTSGILGEQYLGISPVIAAESAKQKCLGQEVTSEDSVDLESLFGVESKALKDGDMITDTKSALVLEELIGQFLFNQGSE, from the coding sequence ATGAATACACGGAAAATAGAAATTTTAGTTGGGTTGTTCGTGGCATTGGGCATTGCTGCATTCGTTATGTTGGCGCTTAAGGTGGCTAACTCAGGCTTAAGCGGAAATGGTGAGACTTACACCTTACACGCTAAATTCGAAAATATCGGCTCGTTAAAAACCCGTGCCCCAATTAAGGTGGGCGGTGTTGTGATTGGCCGTGTCGATGGGATTTACATTCATCCGCAAGAGTTCGTGCCTGTGGTATCAATGAGTTTGGATAGAAACTATGAGTGTCAGTTTTCCGATACTTCTTCAGTTTCTATTTTGACGTCGGGCATTTTGGGTGAGCAATATTTAGGTATTTCCCCCGTGATTGCCGCTGAATCAGCAAAGCAAAAATGCCTTGGTCAGGAAGTGACGAGTGAGGATAGTGTCGATCTTGAGTCTCTTTTTGGTGTTGAATCAAAAGCGCTAAAAGACGGTGACATGATCACAGATACGAAATCGGCACTTGTGTTAGAAGAGTTAATTGGTCAGTTCCTATTTAATCAAGGGAGCGAGTAA